Part of the uncultured Desulfobacter sp. genome, CCTATGGATTTGAGTTTTTGTAATTGCTGTGTTTGTTTTTCATTTTTTTTGCGTTCGGTAATATCCTTTACAAAGGATAGAAGATAATCAAATCCTTTCAAGCGGCTGCGCTTCATCACCACTTCAATCCAAAGCAATTCCCCGGACTTCGTTTTGGCTTGCCATTCAAAGAGCTGGGGTTCTCCTTCGGCTGCTTTAAAATATTTTTTTCTGGCTTCTTCCTGGGTATATGGGGGCTCCCCTGAGTGAAAATGTTCAAGATTAAGGCTTAAGGCTTCATTTTTTTCATATCCGTACATTTCCAGGGCTCTCTGGTTAACATGAATCAGCCGACCGTTTTTCTTCAGGTCATGGACAAAAATTCCATCAATGCCGCCATCAAGTATTTCGAGGTAAAACGCTTTAGACATCTTGTACCGCATCCCATTTCCATAGGCCTGTTTTTACCCGGCGCAGAGACACGTCTTTTTTCCATGGTCTTTTAGGCTGCGCAGATCGCTTGTCTGAGGTACACCATTTAACGTGCTTGCATGCAAGCTTTTACGCGCCAGCGAATTCCATCATCGCTGAACACAATAAAAGATGCTAAAAAGATATAAAATTTTTGTAGTGCTTATTTTTAGATTTAGTTAATTAAAAGTTATAATGAAAGAAGTTTTTTTTCAACTTAATAAATGGTTGAAACTTTATTGTTGTTATGACGGGACCATCACCGTCATCGCAAGATGCTAACGGCAACACCTCGTTATGCTCTTGACTGAGGGGACCTGCCTTGCAGGAGACTACCCGAACCGGAGTATCACCGTGGTAATCCCATTTGGCGCAGGCGGCCCCACTGGGAAAAGAAGGGGTTTCGGCGGTGCAAGCCCCATTTCCTACCCAAGATTGGGATGCCATGGTGTGGCTCAACCAGGATATCGGCATACCTGTCATCGCATTTGAAGCCGAAAGCCGTCTGGAAATTTTCAGGGCATTGCTCGATCGAGGGACTTTGGGGATCATTCAATTCTCCTGTATTGCCGTGGGAGGCATTTCGGCCTCGCTAAAACTGCTCGAACTGGCACAGCAATACTCAGGACCTGTAACCTTGCAGTGCTCATCCACTTTTTTCGCGGAAGCGGTTACCATGCAACTGGCAGCGTGTTCCGACCGGATTGTTCATATCGAATTGCACCAGTTTCACACCACCTTCTATGACCTGGCCCCGTCAAGTAGAATAACGCCGACAAAAGGCCGCGTAAAACGCCATTAAGGCAGCGGTGTTGGTTTCACGCCGCCCATAAAAGAATTGGTCAAACTGGCCGCAATCGGACAAGCATGAATCGATGGTCTTTCTTATGGTCCATCGAAAAAAGATATGTAAAAATTCATAAAAGAATTATGGCTGTTTT contains:
- a CDS encoding enolase C-terminal domain-like protein, whose product is MQAPFPTQDWDAMVWLNQDIGIPVIAFEAESRLEIFRALLDRGTLGIIQFSCIAVGGISASLKLLELAQQYSGPVTLQCSSTFFAEAVTMQLAACSDRIVHIELHQFHTTFYDLAPSSRITPTKGRVKRH
- a CDS encoding PAS domain S-box protein translates to MSKAFYLEILDGGIDGIFVHDLKKNGRLIHVNQRALEMYGYEKNEALSLNLEHFHSGEPPYTQEEARKKYFKAAEGEPQLFEWQAKTKSGELLWIEVVMKRSRLKGFDYLLSFVKDITERKKNEKQTQQLQKLKSIGQLAGGVAHDLNNLLTPMLGYTEMLLDEENVSALSRKRLSAILKAGNSAKDLVNQLLAFSRKQALKFKQVNINDVITDFEPLIRRTIQENIELNIKTTQGLCQIEADISQMEQIPKDYVR